The nucleotide window CTAGCTATCATTTCTTGTTCTTTTGGGTTAATGTCTCCAAGTGTGTCGTTATATCGTTCTCCTTTCTTTAATGTATGTGTAGGTGCTGTCTCTCTTTGGGTTAATGTCTCTAAGTTGGGTATTTTTATCACTTTACCTCGCTCATTGTTTTAATGATTTTGCTcttatttttatcttttatttATAATTAGTGTACCCTATTCTTCAAGTTGTTGTTTCCCTCAGTCTCTGGATTGTTTTCTCTGGTTTGGGTATTCCTTCCcctcgctccctctctctctcaactTAAATATCTAAAGTCGACAAGCCGGACAAGCTTGAAAATCAAATCTGGAGTCACCGCTGAGTCACTGGTTTAAATTGGACTCCAAGAGCCAAAGCACTAGCCAAATCAGTGGCCACCTCACTTTATACATATGGACAGGAGACATtcaaaaagtgtttatttattaattgattttaATACAGCCTTGCACATGTTACATCTGAAGATTACGAAGGGTTGAAGGAGGGGCATTGAATGGGAAGAGAGGAAGGAGGAAGTAACGTTGAGTAGGGAAAATCAGCTACTGAGGGCTGAAAGGTCTGAAGAGATGAGTGAAGCTATGGTCTTCAGGTTTCGTTAGGATCCACTGTTTTCTTCCGGGGATGCCGCAGATGGGGGCTCATGGGAAATCCCAATAGATAGAACTTAAACTGCATAAAGTGTTGTTACTGTTTGCGATCTGTAAATGCAACATTGGCGCCAATGGCCGTGTGAGCTAGACAGATTGCCCTGGGTTGGGGAATATTGCTTGTAAAGATTTACCTGAATCTTCTCTTTAAAGGTTGGCTGTGGAGGCCAGGAGAAAGCCCATATATTGGGTGTTGGTATAACCAAGCCTGAAGAAGTATGCCTCAATGAGTAAGGCACCATGATTGAAGTGAAAGGAGAACAGTGTGAGCTTGGTATGGGTGATTACAGGTTCTGAAAGCAAAGTATTCCGAGAACCAAACAAAAACAAGTAAACAGGAGTGTTTCTCTATTGTACTTTGTTATAAAAccttatttacttttttaaattattttagaatGCCTTACTCCCATTCGCCAGAAAAATCCTGGCTTGGCTCTGCCTCTTTCTACACAAAACTTCCAGAGCAAGCAAGCCTTTGGCCCTAATAAAAGTCACTACATTATTGATTtgtcaaaaaagaaagaagatcCATGCGCCCTACTCCAAATATCTGCCAGTTGTTGTAAATGAAAACTGAGACTTACTTTGTATAATCAATTATAATGCTTCTTTTAATGCTTCCACACGTGTTCCATAGAACAGCCAGCATGTGGTTCGGCCTTGGTATTAGGAGCATTCTCAAGGCTATTGGTAGAACGACCCTTCTTTATAGGGGTTCTTTTATTATGCATCAAGTAGATTTGTAGCAGATACAACTGAGTTGCAGTCTTTACTTACATTCATTCTGAGACTTTGGTTGTACGTACAGTCTGTCTTTGGCATTCATCCTTCATCATTGATTTGCCCACCTCCATAAAGTCTTATTCATTTTCTTCCTGTCTACATTGATGACTCCAAGTAGGGTATTCTTTTATATTTCTTAGGTGGAGCTTCCTATAGGTTTGCTTGTGTCAATCAAGCCCTCCTTCAAAGACTATTGGAACATCCCACTGATAGACGATGGCAAATTTCGTAAAGCACAAAGTGCATTTTACAATTGAAAAAAACAGGTCTCATCCACTGTTCAAAATGCATACCCAGGTCTGCCTCTTAAATATCCACCAGGATTCTGTAACTTCTTTACTCTCTGGGGCTGGGGCTAGACGTGAATTTTTGCAGCTCATGTGGTTTGCTTGCAGAAGTTTTTTCTTCTGTACATAAACATGCTTTGCGTCCagacttttttccttctttctagcTTTCTTGCAGTTTCCCAAGATTCCAGTTACGTGGTACAGCATTAGTTAATAGCGGCATGCAAATTTCATATAATTTCCTTTTTTGGAATTATTTGAAATTTTGGGGAAATTGCACGAACCGCAGACCTTGTATTTATCACTATTTTTAATATGAAATGCGTCCTAACATCCATTTTGGGTGCGAGGATGCATTTAGCGCTGAAAAATAGTGCAAAATCGCACGTTTCACAGACAGCAGTCGTTCACTTTCTATTTGTTCATGCTGTTCCTGTCTTTCCACAGAGGACTTTTTCCCCGAACGGACAGAAAGTTACATGATGTGTCGAAATTACGTAATTTCAGGCATTTCATATAACAAAGGTAATGCAAAATTCCAGAAAGTATGGAAGATTACACCAGCGTAACGCTGGGCCAAGGTGTTAAACACCATTTTGATGGATTCTTCCACAGATGTCTATATGATCTGAGATCATATACTGTTTGggagtttaatattgttttttctgTTTGGATTGTGAACTTTTTGAATAGACGACATTCAGGAACAATAAACAAGTGACACTGAAGACCACTTTGATTATTGTGTTTACTCATCTAGCAACAAGAGGTAACTTTCAATTTCTTTCACAGAGAAAAAGTAATTCTTGGAACTCGACTGTCTTCTTCATCAAGGATCTGATATTATTTTACATGAGTACGGAGATCTCCCTTCTTAAATTCACTCCCAACCTGCCTTCATATGCGTGCTTTATTAGGTTTATGGCTGGCCCTAAATTCAAGTTAAAACAGGACATTGAATAAAGTGTGTCACTAACACTGGTAAGCAGACTTCTAAGGCTTACATCACTGGGTGAGCTGTTTCCTGTATCCGGGAATGTTCTCCCTGGGATGTTTTCACTAGATGTACATTGGGGCACACTCAGTCAGTTTCAAGGAAACACACATGTTTTTCAGTATTTAGTTGTATTGGAATTGATTCCTAGAAACCATGACTCGGGCTTTAACTAAAATAAGGCAGATGTTTTATAATATGATATTCACTGTATTATATAACAGACGGAAGTGACGAAAATACGTCAGTTAATATGAGGTTATTCATCAtgagaaagaaatctcttgtgttgGTTATTTTCTGTTTAATTCATATATACACAGAGTAACTAGTATAGCAGCCTAGGCAACAGACATTCCCTCCTGAAGGAGCTTTTGTTGACCCTGAAATTTACAATGCAAAGATATAAATTATCCAACAACACGTCAGAATTCACGATTTATATAATACTGCTAGAGCACTCCTgagaattgaaaacaaaaatagtcTGCATTCAAATGATAAAACAAACTCTATTGTAATGATTAGGTAACAATCAGTGTAAAGTCCTAGGGCATGATTTGGAGTATGGCAGGCAGCCCACCGTCGTCAGTGTGGCCAAGGTTATTATCAGCCCCTCCACCCCGACTGTACTACCTCCCATCAGAGTTAAAGAGCTCCACGATATTGCTGAGATCTATGTGTGGGCAcagctcctctgaaggcactgaaCATTTGGTGAGTGGCCTCCATGTTTTCGGTGGGCTCTCTTCaaaatttttttattttccaaaacaaactgccAAAGTTGgaatttgtttttccaaaaataaataataaatgtccCTTACACCCCAGGAGATTTCTCCTAGGgcatggtttcatttttttcagtttggGACCGTCAGGGTTTCGCCAACTCAGAGCAGGGCAGATGGACTGGCAGATAGCATAAGTCCACCAGTCTCTAAATTAGGCCAGCAGTCTCATCAATAGTAACAAACCGGAAGGATaaattattcaaatacataaattcATCCCAAATCTGCTTTCATGATAAACCTGACATTATTTTAAACCCCTTGGTGTGGAATGTGTAATAGATGATTCTCTACCTAATTAAATTTAATAGGAGACAAAGAAAAATACTTTGTAACAAAGAGTAAATAACAATAGAAAAAAAGCGCAGGTTTCACCCGCGAATGGATAAGAATCATAAATAAATCACAATAACAACAAATCCAATAACTATGCCTTCTGTTCTCTTATGAAAAAATGAAACCTTCCATAGGTAGATTTTTTCTAAAATGTACCTAAAATTAGACAAGGAGTTGCATTTCAATCAAGGAAGTTATCAAACGCATTAAACATTAAAGTATGTGCTAATTTCCTTGCTACAATTTCATGCAATTGattatttgtattttgtaaattacatCCTTAATGTGTTTTGTTAGTCAATTTAAGTTTTTGATTCAAATATGTTTATTCTAAGACCAACCTTGGGTAAGACCCCTTAGGTAGAAGAAAAGTGTTTTCTGTTATGCTATATCAGTTCTTTCATGTATCTACGAAGTTGACTCTAACAAAGTATTCAAGGTGATTCCCAAGAGCTCAGACATTTCTTTATGTTACTTCTTGTGGACCATTAAATAGCACGACATATGCGTATGTAATGACAACGTCTAAAAAGCGTTCATTCTCATTTTCCACAACTACTTTGTGGACAGCTGATTAGTCAGTGAGGACACTATTATTTCGTTTTTCTCACTTATTTAACTTTCAAAACCGTTACCTCAATATTGTCAGTGTCCACAGTGTGGGTGGTGCCAcggctgcactagatcagcaattTATTTGGGCTAGTTCTCGTGCTTTTGTGAGGACTACGCAATGGAATTTTCTTCCAGAGTAGTTGCCCGGTTTTACTGGGCTATCTGAAGGACAGTTTGGGCTAAgacttattttttctgtttttcaagaATGGTTAGAAATCTTCATATTGGTGTGGGCAAAGGCAGTGGGTGGGATGTGGGTTTGGTGCAAGTTACTCGCCATATTTTTATTATTCCTCGTCTCGCTATCCTTTTCCCTTACAATATCACATGCCCCACGCCTCCACTTTGTATTGTTAGGGGGAGAGAAGCGAAAGCTGATTAAAGTGAGGGGAAGCAGGTTGGGCATGATGGTGAGGGCTGCGCAAGCTGTAAAACGTACTTCGTATTGTACACAATGTGCCTTGGTGCTCTTCCATTTCACAGGTATCTAGAGGCAGAGTGGCTTTACAAGTAAATGAGTCATACAAATGTGTGAGTTGCACGTTTTCTTGCATCAAGCCCTCAGAGTTCGATGACTAGTGTTCCCTAAGGTTTCTGAATGTTATTTGCACTCACCATTCACTTTTATCTCTCCATAGTTCAACCGCTCCATCACCTCCCAGCTCATCAAGTGGTTCAGCAACTTCCGTGAGTTCTTCTACATTCAGATGGAAAAATTCTCCCGCCAGGCAGTGACAGAGGGGGTGGTCGGTGCTGACAGGCTGACCGTGACTCGAGATTCGGAGCTAGCCCGCATCCTGAACCAGCACTACAACaagtccagtgactatgaggtgaGTTGACCCTTGTCAATGAGTTTACCTTGGTGTCCACACAGAGCTACATGAACAAAGGTAAAGGTGCCATGGAGAAAAGCTGGATTGTGGAGGCAGACATGAAAGTTGGAATTAACAGAGCTAGGGCAGTGACAAAGGGTGTTGTTTAGTGGTTGAGAGGGGGACATTATTCCACTGGTCCCATCCTTTCATGGTCCCCGCTGTGCTTCAGTAACACTTGTAGATTTGTAATTTCAGACAAGCCTGCCACCTTCTTTAATAATGAGGCAGCTTGTGTGGCCAGCCCACTGTTGGCACCAGACGCCATGTTTTCTCTTTCCCTGCAGAACATTTTTTTAATACTTAGAAAAAAGTGCTGCTTACTGCACCCGGTAAACGCTAGCTAACTAGGGATGCCTCTGCCTAGTAATAGGTTCTCTGGCCCTTATTTATAGGTTTGGAGGAACAGGTAcataggtatctctaaatatgcgtgctATCTTCCACCAGTGGGCCGGAAGCCTGTGCCTCTCTCCACCTTTTGGGCTGGCAGCCTGCCTCCAGAACCTAAAGATGACACTGAGTCTTATCATTTAAGCACAACACACTAAACGTAATGATCTGCATTACACAGTCTTGCAAATGCTGAATACTATGGGATGCTGGATATTTTGATATGTATCTGGGTGCCGTTGGTGTACATGTGTTAGCCCTCACTGGACTGAGCATGGAAGCAGCACAGGGGTACCATATAGGGACAGAAATAAGATGCCCCTTGTGCAACCCTCAGGAGAGGGTTGTAGGAGTAACCAAGAAGGAGGTGAGATCTGTGACATAGGAATGAGGTGAACCAGTTGAGGGTTGGACCACCTAAGCGTTTGCAAGATGGTTTGGGGGTGTTTTGTGGGCAATTGTGTTGTACATCGAAGAGTGGTGGAGGACAGTTGCACAAGTGTGGTCATGGTCCTTAGCAGTAAACAGTTCACCTCCTAGGTTCAGCAAAGTGGATTCAACTTCCCTCTGTGGAAATGGGGTGTTGGATTTGGTCAGAGCGGGACACtgatgattggactgtatttgttcaAGGAGCCCAAGTCAACTTTGGGTTTCTTCACTGGTTATTTGAATATGTTTTAGTTGTAAGGGAACTATGCCCTGGATGACTACTGTATTGCTATATTTATTGATAATCACCGCAAGGACTTTCTTGGAACATTTGATGATCTTAGCATCACAGAAATAAGTCACGGGACATGGGCATTATCCCACTGATGATCCTTGCTTTGTCCCCTTCTCGCTGATGGCCCTTGCTTTGTCCCCTTCCTGAATAGCAATTACTTCACAAAAGTGGGAACTGGGTAGCTAAACTTGTAGGTTTGGCCTTGGATGTAAGCTGTGGTGAATTATGATGTAAGTTGTTCTGATGCCATGTCTGTAAATGTATGTTTTGTTAATATACTTAACAGACTTTTGTGGGCTTCTTTTTTAAAAGATTCCAGCCAAGTTTCTTGAAGTTTCCCAGATCACTCTGCGTGAATTTTTCAGTGCCGTTCTCACTGGGAAAGATGCTGACCCTTCTTGGAAGAAAGCCATCTACAAGGTTATCTGCAAGTTAGACAGTGATATTCCCGAGGCCTTCAAATCCACCAATTGCTTGCTAGAAACAATGAACGAGTGAACTTGTGTGATCAGGGTTGGTTTCGGATGGTCTTGTGTGGATCCCTGGAAGCAACAGCGAGGACAAGCAGGGACaaaccaattttatttttttatgggacCCATTGACTTTGAAGTGGATACTTAGCCACTGTTTGCGCTGACGGGAATATCCCGTCCCTGTTAGAATGACCCTGTTGTGGAAAAGCTGAATTTGCTGCTGATAATTAAGTATTTCAAAAGTGAAATGTGCACTTATACTCAGGTCTGGCTAAATCTTGCTCATTGCTCTGAATCCCCCACAATTAGCTGCAGTCATCTCACTTGAAAGTTGAATGGAAATGTGACTATTTTCCGCCTCTGTCAGAAATACTTTCAATTACTACAATCTAGATACACGTTGTTGCGGTTCTCATCTGACATGGTAAATCTCTGTAGCCAAGATGGAGTGCTCTGAAgttttcaaattgtatttatttaattaccAAGATGTTTGGGTTTTTTGTGCCCGTTTGTAATTCTTCAAATAAAGAACTTACATTTTGAGCTGAATTGGTTTGTCGGAGTTTTATTTTCAGAACAGTAACATTTAggtaaatatttaaattaaaatacacaaatatgATAAGCTATTTACTTATCTCGGACCTCCCTCCCAAGTTGGTTCTTACTTGTTTCACTTTTAATCGATGTGAAAGACTCATATTTGTCCTGCTATGGAAATTAATGTATTgggtgttttgctttttttttgttctgAATGTTATTTTTAACATAATTAGTTTTCAAGTTGCTTTTTGCAATTAGTTTTAAGGGCCTTAAGTTATCCTTTTTCTTAATCTAGTTTGATATGTGCTGAAACGGATTAATTAAGGCAAACAAAAAATACGTGAACATCAGCAACAGAACTTTAGTTGTGGCAAGGTCTGTACGCAAAAAGAGGAGTTTCTAGCACTAACAATAGAAGGTATTTTTAGGCCGAGGCAGGGGAGGCGTCAAGGAAAGAACTGAGGCCAATACCAGCACCATATGATACCAGACTACCCCTGAATTACGAGGAGCAAAGGGAGAGGACACCAGAACAACCAGAATTAACACTAAATGTACTGCTAACTGTGGCTAACAAGCCACTCTACCCCTTGTAATCTGTCCTCAATATAGggatagaggtgcctcctgcacCAAACATGACCACTTTAAACATGGGTGAACTTCACAAATGTTTCAGAAACACACCATTGTGGTTCATTTTGTATGAGAAAAGAATCAGTGAGACCAATGCCACATCAGACACTAGTCTTAAAAAAGTCACAATTTACACCTCCTaacacctccaccccttccagTGAGCACCTTGCTTGCAAATTATTTGGTGACAGTCGAAACAACGTCATCCAGAATCAGTGAAAACGCTTTCAAAGTAGACAGCATGACCTTACACAACTGTACAATCCAGGATGACAATATTATCTAACCGACAAACAAAGGTACTGCAGAAGTCAACCAGGATGTGGAGGCTCTTGACAGAAATAGCTTAGATCGCTGTCAGGTGACACTAAACAAATCCAATACTGACCTCGCAACATAAATCAACGGAGATACAGTCGGTGAGAAGCAGAATCAGGAGGGTGGACTTTTAACATAAAGCAGAATTACAAATGTCTGACAACTTAAGTCTGCCACACTTTAAAGGCACTGCCCAAAATACATCATGAGAGGATATCATCACCAGGCAGACCTACAACATCAGCAATAGGTTCCATATCAGAAACCCTATTACAATTTTGTGACCATTCCCTGAGATGCAGATGCCTTTATATGTAAAAGACATTACGAATGTCCTCAGTTTTATTGAGAAACTTAATTTTGAGCGAATAGAAGAGATCTTGCCAAGCTTTGGTGTAGAAGCACTATACATACATAAACATTGGATGGGCACACTCAGAGAAGTGAGATCCAGCCTTAGCGGTATAGCATGAACTTATATGGAGTGCAGTGAGTTAGGCCTCACAAAGAACTTTCTGTATAGTGAAGGCAGCAATTATTATCAGAAAAGTAGAACTACCATGTGTTTTGTAGCAAACCTACATGTCCACATCTTTAAAATGGGCACACTTTTAACTGACTAACAGAATAAACATTTGGGGTTTATACATGAGCGATGTTGTAATGGTTGGGGGAAAACAGTAACAAGGACACTGATAGAATTCATGGAATGACTCATTCACCTTGACACACACCTTACTGTCACCGTGACCACAAGCATAGCAGGGCAGGCATTTCTAGCCCTTGGATTATGGCACATGATGCTGCCTATCCAGCAAAGTCTACAATAAAACATGAAAATATGCAATAGCCAACATCCCAGATCTTTCACTGTGAATATGCCATTTTGGGTAATACCTGCACATTAGAAGTGACTGCTCAAACCACATTAGCTTTGATAATCTGTCAAGGGGTTTCCTCCTTGATTGCATGAGGAAAGGGTGACTCACCCTAATAAATATGAAGCCACTTTGCATGTAATAGTATATGTGAAaggtgttcaatgtctccttagGAGGGTCCCAGGTGGGAGGACCAAAACACGAAAGATAAAAACCTCTTTGGCAATCTTAGCTCTTGATAGAAAATGAATATTAATACAGTAGTTTACGCCTGGTAATGAATACATTGCAGTGCCTCCTTATATATGATATAAACAGAAACTAACATCAGTGGAAAATACTTTACTTGGTCTTTAGAAGACCTATCTTGGAAAAGGTATTTTATAAGGCTTGACCATGCCCCTTTCCTGAAATTTGTGGTGTCTATTTGGTACACGGCAAAGAAGCCCAACTTTAACACCCTTTGCTCAGCACTGAACTTCACAGGCCAGTCACTGCCCTTCTCATCCAACACTTCATGCAGCTTATGGAACACTCCTCCAGATGCTGTGAGCACAGAAATGCCAGTGCATTGTAGGGGACAAGGGCACTTACCCATGCGCTGAGTGTGGCATGCAGCAACGTGCTGCCTACAGTCCTTTAAATGGGTAGCGCTGCTAGATACTGAGTACCTGCATTGTTTTAGTTTGAAAGGGAAAGTACCTGTGCTTCTTAGCAGagatgcaatacatttaattaaagttAGGGCCTCTATTCCCCCCGGTGGAGAACCGCTTGCCTCATTTAGAAATGTCCACCAGGCGCACAAGGAACTGACTGCCGTCATAGATTGACCACACTGGCAGCTGCACTGTGGGCACTGAACTTTCCCATGCAGGCAGgtgcggctcctccactagggcggaggagcgtcgccccctctcACTCCACCCCTGCCTGCAGTGGCAgccgcaaaacctttaaaagaaaaggataataaaccttgTTGATTACCACGGGGGTGAAGAGCAGCGAAGGGTAGTGCTCAGCTCTCCCCcttagagcgcatgtatgtttggccggccgtctaaggccggccaaacatacatacgcagtaggctctctcaagcccggcaactgtgcacaggctcccaatctgtctgggagcgccctggctgggggctcccagccaatcctgatgctgctttgagcagcgtcaggattggccacagggcaggctgggagcctatgtctGTCTGCCTGGTTTTGAGCAATGATGTACCGAGGAGCGGTGCGCGGc belongs to Pleurodeles waltl isolate 20211129_DDA chromosome 9, aPleWal1.hap1.20221129, whole genome shotgun sequence and includes:
- the LOC138259390 gene encoding prospero homeobox protein 1-like; protein product: MFFYCRYPSSSTLKTYFNDVKFNRSITSQLIKWFSNFREFFYIQMEKFSRQAVTEGVVGADRLTVTRDSELARILNQHYNKSSDYEIPAKFLEVSQITLREFFSAVLTGKDADPSWKKAIYKVICKLDSDIPEAFKSTNCLLETMNE